The following nucleotide sequence is from Coffea eugenioides isolate CCC68of chromosome 10, Ceug_1.0, whole genome shotgun sequence.
TTCAAATGGaacaaactcaaaaagaaacattCATTAATCAAGCCAAATACATCAAGGAGTTGTTCAAAAGATTCGATATGGAGGAATCAAAACAAGTTGGAAAACCAATGTGCACATCTACGAAGTTTGACAAGGATGAAGGAGGTATAAACgttgatgaaaagaaatatagaggtatgattggcagcttactttatttaaccgcaagtagacctgatatcatGTTTGTTGTTTACTTGTGTGCTCGTTTTCAATCATGTTCAAAAGAATCTCACTTGATTGTTGTGAaaaaattttttagatatttgaaaaaaattttaaactatggTTTTTGGTATCTTAGATGTCATGAATTTTCTTTATGCGGCTTTTTGGATGCTGACTTTGATGGATGCagaatagatagaaaaagtacaagtgGTATATgccactttcttggtaattgttTAGTGTTTTGGTTAAGTAAGAAACAAAATACTATTTCCTTGTCAATtaatgtggatgaaaagcatcttgaatgattttggattagtATATGATTATGTGTCTGTATATTGTGACAATACAAGTGCCataaacttgacaaaaaatccTATTCAATATTTTAGAACAAAGCATATAGACATAAAGCGTCATTTCATTAGAGATCCCGTCCAAAACGGTGAAATCTGTGTTCAGTACGTTtgctcaaaagatcaaaatgctGACATTCTTACAAAAGCCTTTCCATTAGATCAGTTtatattttttagaataaaATTGGGCATtattgaaaagttttttgaaaaattatttggTCACACTTTATCGGACTTCCGATACATGATGAACGGACGTCTGACAGTGTTCTAAGCCCTTTTTCCAGAAAATTTCGTTTCGGACGGTAATGTCCGACGCTTCatttcgttcggccgtccgacactcaaaaattgtGTGTTATAAGGCAATCCTCTGCTTTATTCAATTCATTTCTTTCCGTTGTCTCGGACGCAACCCTTCATCTTCTCTcactttcaaaatttaaaatttatatcTCTTCTGAAcaagttttgaaaaattaaattgtTCAAAGCTATTACATTCTTTTTGCCCATTCATTATCTCTCTTAACTTTTTCTAACTGCCAACTACCCTATAAATCTCAATTCTCACCcgaaaccctaaaccactcaaATTCACCCTCTTTGGACGATTCAAGCCTACATTGTAGTCCATACTGCACTTCTAGTCAATCTCATATACATTTGCATCATACTCTACAACAAAAATTCTCTGATTTTATCATGATAAGAGTGAGAGGAGGATCTGTTGGTGCCGAATGCATCACCAGACTGAGAGATGAAGACATTGAGATAATAGAACCTTCCACCAAATCATCCAAGAAGGGAACTGAAACTCATGGTGGAGAGAGAAAACAGCCTGCAAGAAAAAACAAACTGCTAAAACTGATGAACCGTCTGTCGAACAAATCGAGGAACATCAAACTGAGGAGCAGAATGCTGAGGAACAGCAAACTGCTGAACCTTCCACCAGAAGATCATTAAGGAAGAGAACAACTGATGAAGTGCCAACTGCCGAGCCTACTGCTGTGCCAACTAATGTTCAGCGTGGTGGAAAAAGAAAACGTTCTGCTACAGAACATTCTGCTGCTCAAACTGAGGAAGTACCAACTCCACTGCCTAGATTTATTGATGATGATGCCAGGGAGAGATTTGAATGGATTTCACAGAAAGGTTTCATCACTCAAAAGGACCATCATCCCCTATGAATTCTGTAAACTTGACCTTGAACCAGTTATTGAATtctttgaattccaaaaatggtcTCACATTCTGAAACCACCCAACACCTATTATCCTGATATGCTTTATCagttttttgttaattttaggAAGGGTAGTTCACACACTGACCTAGTTTCTTGAGTCAATTCGGTTGACATTGGCTTTAATTCTGATACTGTTAATActattttgaaaatcaaaattcaagatgattttaaaggaaaaattacaaatttcttctcttaTGAAGAGATTCCTTCTgcctatcatcattttcatgttGCAAAAATAATGACCTTTTTCAAACACATTtcaatactcctgctgaggcaagattgGAGGATGTTAGTCCTCAAAATTTgatcatttttttaataatttcaaatctgttggttTCTACTAATGGTCATAGGATCGATGCCAACAAAATGAAGCTTTACTTATTCTACTACTTTCTTGAAAAGGTcagaattgattttgattttgttatgTGCAAATTTCTGCTCAAAATCAGTACTAATAACCGTAGGAAACTTTTCTATGAAAAATTTCTCACTCCAATCTTTGCTCACTTCAACATTCCCTTTACTGGAGTGTCACCAAAAAATACTGCATCATCTGTCTTTTCAAAAGCTTATTTCGA
It contains:
- the LOC113750329 gene encoding ATP-dependent RNA helicase ddx24-like; the protein is MEESKQVGKPMCTSTKFDKDEGGINVDEKKYRACKKKQTAKTDEPSVEQIEEHQTEEQNAEEQQTAEPSTRRSLRKRTTDEVPTAEPTAVPTNVQRGGKRKRSATEHSAAQTEEVPTPLPRFIDDDARERFEWISQKEIRASSSQPQDKEKVPTTEDSDDDEETEEEEVDPAQFLPPQFRLDRRRPGSSKIII